The region TGAAAAGGGATGTAGATACCACAGTTCGAGATAAGGCTGGCAACTCTGCTCAAAGCCTTGTGATTCAAAATAAGAATTTTGTTTTAGCTGATATTTTAGTAAGTCATAAAAGAAAGAATGAGAAACCACCCAAAATAAATGATACACCTAAGAAAAAGgttaaactaaaagaatttaacTGCTCAGTCTGTAACCAGACATATCCTGATGAGCAAGAACACTTGTCATCTACAGTCCACAATTTAAATACTAGTAAAGGAAAGAAAATACCAGCTTGCTATGTCATACCACAAACAAACAGAGGGTACCAGATTATGCTGAAGGTGGGTTGGGATAGAGAGTCTGGTTTAGGCCCTGAAGGAGCAGGAAATAAATATCCAATCAAAGCTACACAGAACAAGGATAGAAAAGGTCTAGGGCATGAGAAGAAGCGAGGAAATGATGAAGTGAAGGAAGATCCAGTTAAACataggaaaaataaaagaaccACAATCAGAGAATATGAGAGTAATAAGAAAATGGAGATTAACTTTAGAAGAGaattttactaaacatttacAATTGTATTAACAATACCCTTATCTGATTTATAACATTGtactattaaatttttataataaactcaGTTTCTTTCATTATTGCACACTACAAGTTGTTTTTGGCAAGATGTGGTTCAAAGTACGAGGAGTAAAAGATACCAATAATCTTGATAAACTTGTATATTACAAGGCACTAAAACCACCTA is a window of Choristoneura fumiferana chromosome 23, NRCan_CFum_1, whole genome shotgun sequence DNA encoding:
- the LOC141441067 gene encoding G patch domain and ankyrin repeat-containing protein 1 homolog; the protein is MFHKDYTNFVRPASPTEEINNSKKYQIETSLSGEEVKRIYLAEVSKPDDSLSATNNTCGPCGSIESRSFKRPSIKINNDNPISDHDLLSAAQRNDVETIKDALNVCPDKIRITDDYGWSLLMIACQANSIDAVKELLKRDVDTTVRDKAGNSAQSLVIQNKNFVLADILVSHKRKNEKPPKINDTPKKKVKLKEFNCSVCNQTYPDEQEHLSSTVHNLNTSKGKKIPACYVIPQTNRGYQIMLKVGWDRESGLGPEGAGNKYPIKATQNKDRKGLGHEKKRGNDEVKEDPVKHRKNKRTTIREYESNKKMEINFRREFY